The following are encoded in a window of Fusarium oxysporum f. sp. lycopersici 4287 chromosome 5, whole genome shotgun sequence genomic DNA:
- a CDS encoding zinc finger protein MSN2/4, translating to METNCAMIVYLQSQLGKVPSLSNTASDLVSTPSLSPSPAPYARSVSTPDLDVDFCDPRNLTVGTGAINSTLAPEFALDEIKAEPKIAAQSFDFNPAVPHGLPTFEDFSDFESEDDFVNSLVNLSEQPATASADITRPRACTGSSVVSLGHGSFIGDEDLSFDDNVAFQFPSHPSPPVSCASEDCHKDKRTKKTHVKESTAGPVMNMAASATDSGNTQESSNQAAEASDSGASSGSEGSPAPLPAPANRRGRKQSLTEDPSKTFVCDLCNRRFRRQEHLKRHYRSLHTQEKPFECNECGKKFSRSDNLAQHARTHGSGAIVMNLIDDDSHAYDASMIPPTAEDYSNYGKVLFQIASEIPGSASEMSSDEGSDQGKKKRKRSD from the coding sequence ATGGAGACTAACTGTGCAATGATAGTGTACCTTCAATCTCAACTCGGCAAGGTTCCCTCTCTTAGCAACACCGCCAGCGACCTCGTGTCCACCCCGTCTCTGTCTCCCTCACCCGCACCTTATGCCCGCTCCGTCTCTACACCGGATTTGGACGTCGACTTCTGCGACCCAAGGAATCTGACTGTCGGTACTGGTGCCATCAACAGCACCCTCGCCCCTGAATTTGCTctcgatgagatcaaggctgagccCAAGATTGCTGCTCAGTCTTTTGACTTCAACCCTGCTGTTCCCCACGGCCTCCCCACCTTTGAAGACTTTTCTGATTTCGAGTCTGAGGACGATTTCGTCAACAGCCTCGTCAATCTCTCTGAGCAGCCTGCTACTGCTTCTGCTGACATCACCCGACCTCGGGCTTGCACTGGCTCCTCAGTTGTTTCCCTTGGCCACGGCAGCTTCATCGGTGACGAGGACCTTTCATTTGACGACAACGTGGCCTTCCAGTTTCCCTCTCATCCCAGCCCTCCAGTCTCCTGTGCGTCCGAGGACTGCCACAAGGACAAGCGTACCAAGAAGACTCACGTCAAGGAGAGCACCGCTGGCCCTGTCATGAACATGGCTGCCTCCGCCACAGACTCTGGTAACACTCAGGAGTCTTCCAACCAGGCTGCTGAAGCTAGCGACTCTGGTGCCTCATCTGGCTCAGAGGGTTCCCCTGCTCCTCTCCCCGCTCCTGCAAACCGCCGCGGTCGTAAGCAGTCCCTCACCGAGGACCCTTCAAAGACCTTTGTCTGTGATCTCTGCAACCGCCGCTTCCGCCGCCAGGAACACCTCAAGCGCCACTACCGTTCTCTGCACACCCAAGAGAAGCCTTTCGAGTGCAACGAGTGCGGCAAGAAGTTCTCCAGAAGCGACAACCTGGCTCAGCATGCTCGAACCCATGGTAGCGGCGCCATCGTCATGAACCTCATTGATGACGACTCACACGCATATGATGCCTCCATGATCCCTCCTACGGCCGAAGATTACAGCAACTACGGCAAGGTCCTGTTCCAGATTGCCTCTGAGATACCCGGCAGTGCAAGTGAAATGTCCTCTGATGAGGGCAGCGAccagggcaagaagaagcgcaagcgcTCTGACTAA
- a CDS encoding hypothetical protein (At least one base has a quality score < 10) yields the protein MVGSPGAHRETSLKHLLPNELAWRYQHLLLHHTPHPNSPPNSATLHHIKCPLLIKKLSFRSHFPASSCLPDWVQLPYSSAWSTATVLSAMSSEKLNVIALISGGKDSFFSLIHCLEHGHQIVALANLFPAPAPDSSSAISGGQSPFRQEDATKAEPETNLQTPSDLSSPVGFQRIDPGTWTPQPPDPATGDHDSLRQGQGSGESSDTDLNSFMYQTVGHEVLPLYADATGLPLYRLPITGCAVRHERDYDATANAQDKVQESDETESMLPLLQSIIARHPEANAVCAGAILSTYQRTRVESIALRLGLVPLAYLWQYPVLPPPSAAISADTQLLIDMANVGLEARIIKVASAGLDENHLWERVSSETGSSRVKNALRKFGSAQGAAALGEGGEFETLVLDGPSSVFKKRIVVPEQGRRIVREGGGCSWLMLGGARLEDKHDAAAKPAVRIPNLLDPHFKTVFGDLPQPLNELKAAKASAILRRLTSLSQDAGTFTADSEVLRWSVLPDLGLGEMPIQDETIQVVEKIRDLASGAGVRLSQVTSTIVVLRRMSDFPKVNGEYGKIFTRPNPPSRVTISCGDLLPAGVNIAISLAAPTPKAIRDRNGLHVQSRSYWAPANIGPYSQAIDVPVTAQDQPTGLRCISIAGQIPLIPATMLLPSTSEKSHELQIVLSLQHLWRVGQEMKIQWWTSSVAYFPRANSSEIQRSAQLAGYAWKQAHGSPDEEGDGDNGPDLWDLKYNPAYMSLGNDDKTTRKTLPDWEALTLRQQNEPETCIPPMFAAEVEELPRQAAVEWHAHNGLSKIEEASFLMCCLPELTLPGWKTWHSVVTTASATVIYSTAAYSHADRPHSASLDSLKIDMCKIMQESLHQLHPHGPETVQSKLTLVYADAAQIVSIWNNLGDKCDVALIPCRSIWSSDGQSVAIVGLFETIFIRES from the exons ATGGTTGGAAGCCCAGGGGCCCACAGAGAAACAAGCCTAAAACATCTACTACCAAATGAATTAGCTTGGCGCTATCAACATCTTCTCTTGCACCACACACCTCATCCCAATTCACCACCAAACTCCGCTACACTACACCACATCAAATGTCCGCTCCTAATTAAAA AACTATCCTTCAGGTCTCATTTCCCAGCCTCTAGCTGCCTGCCTGACTGGGTACAACTTCCGTACAGCAGTGCCTGGTCAACGGCCACTGTTCTATCAGCCATGTCTTCTGAAAAGCTCAATGTCATTGCTCTTATCTCGGGGGGCAAAGATAGCTTCTTCAGCCTGATCCACTGTCTCGAGCACGGCCATCAGATCGTGGCTCTTGCAAACTTATTcccagcaccagcaccagaCTCAAGTTCAGCTATTTCAGGCGGACAATCACCGTTCCGCCAGGAAGACGCCACCAAGGCTGAACCAGAGACCAATCTCCAGACACCTTCGGATCTCTCATCTCCCGTGGGCTTCCAGCGCATCGATCCGGGTACCTGGACACCCCAGCCGCCTGATCCTGCCACAGGGGATCATGACAGCCTTCGGCAAGGCCAGGGCTCCGGGGAATCTTCCGACACGGACCTCAATAGTTTCATGTACCAAACAGTCGGGCACGAAGTCCTCCCCCTGTACGCCGATGCAACTGGCCTGCCGCTATATCGGCTACCCATCACTGGATGTGCGGTGCGCCACGAGAGGGACTACGATGCCACGGCTAATGCCCAGGACAAGGTCCAGGAGAGTGATGAGACGGAGTCCATGCTTCCCTTGTTACAGTCCATCATTGCCCGCCATCCAGAGGCTAATGCTGTATGCGCTGGTGCCATCCTCTCCACCTACCAACGCACCCGTGTTGAGTCAATAGCACTGCGCCTAGGTCTTGTGCCCCTGGCCTACCTATGGCAGTATCCAGTCTTACCACCCCCATCCGCAGCCATCTCAGCCGATACCCAGTTGTTGATTGATATGGCCAATGTTGGATTAGAGGCACGGATCATCAAAGTTGCCAGTGCTGGACTAGACGAGAACCATCTCTGGGAACGGGTGTCAAGCGAAACAGGCTCGAGTCGTGTCAAGAATGCATTACGCAAGTTTGGCTCAGCTCAAGGTGCGGCAGCCCTAGGAGAAGGTGGTGAATTTGAGACGCTCGTCCTGGATGGCCCATCTTCCGTGTTCAAGAAGAGAATTGTTGTCCCAGAACAGGGGCGTAGGATAGTGCGTGAAGGTGGCGGTTGCTCATGGCTTATGTTGGGTGGTGCACGGTTAGAAGACAAGCATGATGCTGCAGCCAAACCAGCAGTTCGGATCCCCAATCTCCTCGATCCTCACTTCAAGACTGTATTTGGCGACCTGCCGCAACCCTTGAACGAGTTGAAAGCCGCAAAGGCTTCTGCCATTTTAAGGAGGTTGACGTCACTATCCCAAGATGCAGGGACCTTCACTGCTGATAGCGAGGTTTTGCGTTGGTCTGTACTTCCAGACCTCGGGTTGGGTGAAATGCCGATACAAGATGAAACCATCCAGGTCGTAGAGAAGATCAGAGATTTGGCGTCAGGGGCCGGTGTTCGACTCTCTCAAGTCACAAGTACCATCGTCGTCTTAAGGCGCATGTCAGACTTTCCTAAGGTTAATGGCGAGTACGGCAAGATATTCACCAGGCCGAACCCACCGTCGCGAGTGACCATTTCCTGTGGTGACCTCCTACCAGCTGGTGTGAATATTGCCATCTCCCTAGCTGCTCCTACACCTAAAGCGATACGGGACCGCAATGGTCTCCATGTCCAGTCCAGGTCATACTGGGCACCTGCAAACATTGGCCCCTACAGTCAGGCGATAGACGTGCCCGTGACAGCTCAAGACCAGCCTACAGGTCTTCGGTGCATCTCCATTGCCGGTCAGATACCCTTGATTCCAGCAACAATGCTCCTCCCTTCCACATCTGAGAAGTCACACGAGCTTCAAATTGTCCTATCTCTGCAACATTTGTGGCGAGTTGGtcaggagatgaagattcAGTGGTGGACAAGCTCAGTTGCTTACTTCCCCCGTGCCAACTCGTCCGAGATCCAGCGCAGCGCCCAGCTGGCAGGGTATGCTTGGAAACAAGCACATGGATCCCCTGATGAGGAGGGGGATGGTGATAACGGTCCTGATCTTTGGGACTTGAAATACAACCCTGCTTACATGTCGCTTGGTAACGATGACAAGACAACCCGAAAGACCCTTCCGGACTGGGAGGCACTGACTCTACGTCAACAGAATGAGCCTGAGACTTGTATCCCGCCTATGTTTGCTGCTGAAGTGGAAGAGCTGCCACGGCAGGCTGCTGTGGAGTGGCACGCTCACAACGGTCTTTCGAAAATTGAAGAGGCGAGCTTTTTGATGTGTTGCTTGCCTGAGCTCACGCTTCCAGGCTGGAAAACATGGCATTCAGTCGTCACAACCGCAAGTGCTACTGTAATCTACAGTACAGCAGCATATTCTCATGCTGACAGGCCTCATTCCGCTTCCTTGGATAGCTTGAAGATCGATATGTGCAAAATCATGCAGGAATCACTTCATCAACTCCACCCTCATGGGCCAGAAACGGTTCAATCCAAATTGACTTTGGTGTATGCAGATGCGGCTCAAATTGTTTCCATATGGAACAACCTTGGAGATAAATGCGATGTTGCACTTATCCCGTGCCGGTCAATCTGGTCGTCTGATGGACAAAGTGTTGCTATTGTGGGCTTGTTTGAAACGATCTTCATACGAGAATCATGA